A genomic stretch from Chloroflexota bacterium includes:
- a CDS encoding MBL fold metallo-hydrolase, with amino-acid sequence MSQPNPASPLQQLLPNLYWFGDTCNVYLLKDGERGLLFDFGSGQILEHLHEAGVKEIEWVLHTHHHRDQAQGDYLLAERGIPIAVPEREAALFADTDAFWRLKRVYHNYDVSSIGFTLPRPVPIAKRFRDYERFAWRGYTIQVVPTPGHTKGSVTYTLQVDEQAVAVVGDLIAEPGKLHSIHDLQWQYGFPDGVGAALHSTLLIRDRQPDLLLGSHGHPMTTGAVAALDSLAANLRHLYEAQRELRASRVWKIWPHAVDQPKQKLLPHLWANPHSCSNLYCLLSDDGRGVLLDYGFPSWDHFASDLRFVEHSLNDLKAAAGLTKVEAVIPSHYHDDHIAGLPWLQQEHGVQAWIFENFTDILENPAGYNIPCLLPSPIRVDRKLKEGETFSWDSHSFTVFHMPGHTWWALGMFGQVDGTKVAFTGDNLMAGTISPLRAAAPVYRNKMLVDSIALGAERLREYEPELLLTGHTGAIEVNRQLLDDFITWARDLSDAFVKVVAVPDEVNFALDPSWCTLYPYQTKVKAGERLILELRATNHAPTDEFLRASLALPDGWTATPEAGEVMLFAGKDGALTFAVDVPADAAGRHVLCADVALGERRFGWVTEALVDILP; translated from the coding sequence ATGAGCCAGCCCAACCCCGCGTCCCCGCTCCAGCAGTTGCTCCCCAACCTCTACTGGTTCGGCGACACCTGCAACGTCTACCTCCTCAAGGACGGCGAGCGCGGCCTCCTGTTCGACTTCGGCTCCGGCCAGATTCTGGAGCACCTCCACGAAGCCGGCGTCAAGGAGATCGAGTGGGTCTTGCACACCCACCACCACCGCGATCAGGCCCAGGGCGACTACCTCCTGGCCGAGCGCGGCATCCCCATCGCCGTGCCCGAGCGCGAGGCGGCGCTGTTCGCGGACACCGACGCCTTCTGGCGGCTGAAGCGGGTCTACCACAACTACGACGTCTCCAGCATCGGGTTCACGCTGCCGCGCCCGGTCCCCATCGCGAAGCGGTTCAGGGACTACGAGCGCTTCGCGTGGCGGGGGTACACGATCCAGGTCGTCCCGACGCCGGGCCACACCAAAGGCTCGGTGACGTACACCCTCCAGGTGGACGAGCAGGCCGTCGCCGTCGTCGGCGACCTGATCGCCGAGCCGGGCAAGCTGCACAGCATCCACGATCTCCAGTGGCAGTACGGCTTCCCGGACGGCGTCGGGGCGGCCCTGCACTCGACGCTGCTGATCCGCGACCGCCAGCCCGATCTGCTGCTCGGCTCGCACGGCCACCCGATGACGACCGGGGCCGTGGCGGCACTGGACAGCCTCGCCGCCAACCTGCGCCACCTGTACGAGGCCCAGCGTGAGCTACGCGCCAGCCGCGTCTGGAAGATCTGGCCGCACGCCGTCGATCAGCCGAAGCAGAAGCTGCTGCCACACCTGTGGGCGAACCCGCACTCCTGCTCCAACCTGTACTGCCTGCTCTCGGACGACGGGCGCGGCGTGCTGCTCGACTACGGCTTCCCCTCCTGGGATCACTTCGCCAGCGACCTGCGGTTCGTCGAGCACTCGCTCAACGACCTGAAGGCGGCGGCCGGCCTCACGAAGGTCGAGGCGGTCATCCCCAGCCACTACCACGACGATCACATCGCCGGGCTGCCCTGGCTCCAGCAGGAGCATGGCGTCCAGGCCTGGATCTTCGAGAACTTCACGGACATCCTCGAAAACCCGGCCGGCTACAACATCCCGTGCCTGCTGCCCTCCCCGATCCGCGTGGACCGCAAGCTCAAGGAGGGCGAGACGTTCTCCTGGGACAGCCACAGCTTCACGGTGTTCCACATGCCCGGCCACACCTGGTGGGCGCTCGGGATGTTCGGCCAGGTGGACGGCACCAAGGTCGCGTTCACCGGCGACAACCTGATGGCCGGGACCATCAGCCCGCTCCGCGCCGCCGCGCCGGTCTACCGTAACAAGATGCTGGTGGACAGCATCGCGCTCGGGGCCGAGCGCCTGCGCGAGTACGAGCCAGAGCTGCTGCTGACGGGCCACACCGGGGCCATCGAGGTCAACCGCCAGCTCCTGGACGACTTCATCACCTGGGCGCGCGATCTCTCGGACGCCTTCGTGAAGGTCGTGGCCGTCCCCGACGAGGTCAACTTCGCGCTCGATCCGAGCTGGTGCACGCTCTACCCGTACCAGACGAAGGTCAAGGCCGGCGAGCGGCTGATCCTGGAGTTGCGCGCCACCAACCACGCCCCCACTGACGAGTTCCTGCGCGCGAGCCTGGCGCTGCCGGATGGCTGGACGGCCACCCCTGAGGCTGGCGAGGTGATGCTCTTCGCCGGCAAGGACGGCGCGCTGACGTTCGCCGTAGACGTGCCAGCGGACGCCGCGGGCCGCCACGTCCTCTGCGCCGACGTGGCGCTCGGGGAGCGGCGCTTCGGCTGGGTGACGGAAGCCCTGGTGGACATCCTCCCGTAG